TACCAGCAAAAGTTGAAgcaagaaatacaaacaataAATGACTAAGCTAAAGTTGTTGAACCTTCTTCAGCAGCTCCTCTACGTCCTTCTTGCTCAGTGAAGTGCTGCTTTCCTTCAGCGCCGTTGTTGACTGCAAAACAGCCTTGTCCAATCCAAGCTTCAGGGAAGCTTTGTCGAACATTTCCCTTTCGTATGTGTTTGCAGTGACCAACCGATATACTTTGACCATTTTCGTTTGCCCAATGCGATGACATCTAAAGTAGCAAGAGTAACTCCAACCTCCAGACAGTCGCCTCCATACATAAGTCTCAAAATTTACCTCGCTTGGGCCTGTAAGTCATTCTGCGGGTTCCAGTCTGAGTCAAAGATGATAACGGTATCAGCAGCTGTGAGGTTAATGCCCAAACCGCCAGCTCTCGTACACAACAGGAAGACGAAACGATCAGAATCTTAAAAAAACGCACGAACATCAGCTTCGCTAATATATCTCCTCGAAACGCCGACAACGAAAACTACCTTTCTTCGAAAACCGATCGATCGACGCCTGCCGCATATCCCCTCGGACATTACCGTCAATTCTTTCGAATGGGTAGTTCATGTTCACCAGAAATTCTTCCAGCAGATCAAGAACTTTGACCATTTGAGAGAAGATCAGTACCTTGAAGTGACATCACTTAGAAGCAATGAAAAAACACTTGTTCTATTTGTTTACCTTATGACCATCCTTTCTTAACTTCGGCAAAAGTTTCTCAATTAGTACCACCTTTCCAGATGCCTGAACAAGCGCCTTATGAGCCAAAGTCTCCTCGTCCCACTCCGGATGTAGCATTTTCAGCTCAGACATGATGGTTTCTTCAGCACCCTGAACGACAAAACGATATACTTTGAAAAACTCAAACCAAATCAtagtcagaaaaaagaagctctCTACCTGAATCAGGAACGGATGATTACAACACTTGCGCAGTTCCATCATCACATTCATAAGTGAGGGAGCTGATGTACCTACAAGTACTAACTGATTTAGTGAGCATGATTGGTTTTTGTTGTATAAcaatatgtaatataatatatgtaacTGGAACGTATCAaactgatttgaaaaaaaaataagaaggtaGAGTCGCACCTTTGCACAAGTGagagaaatttctctcaaGAATAGCACGGTAGAACTTTTTCTGTGTATCCGATAGCTGCACCTGGAATACAATGATTACAAGTGTGAAGAATTGTAACAAGTTATGGCAACAAGtgcaaattcgaaaaaaaaaaacacgaagaaCTGCATAAGATCGAATGTCACACCTCAATGATCGTTTCTTCTTTCGGTTGTAACGATTTCTCTACATCTTCCTTCAGGCGACGAAGCATCATGGGTTTAAGAATTTCCTGCAACTTTTGAACCTGCTCGTCAGACTGACATTGTCCAAACTGTTCCAGGAATGCAGCTGCAAGGAAATGTGCTCAATTAGATGAAAACGTTGGAAcattttgttgagaaaaagttctaTTCCTACCAGAACTGCTAAACTGTTGCGGATGAAGAAAATTCAGCAATGAAAACAATTCTTCGATGTTATTTTGGAGTGGTGTTCCTGTGAGCAACACACGATGCTCCATACGGAAAGCATGCAACCCTAAAGCAGATTATTGGAGGAAATCACAAATTCacgttcttcaaaaaaaaaattacagaaagtgcaaaaagaaatgaatgcaGAGAACATTTTAAACTCGCAATTGATATTAGGTTTCTAACCTCCCGTCAGCAGTTTGCAGTTTCTGTTCTTGAGACGATGTGCTTCGTCGATGACGCACACTCTATAAGGAATTTTCCGCAGAAACTCGCAGTCTGTTACCACCATTTCGAATGTTGTGATCAGCGCATCCAGTTTGACGAGATTTTTGCGGAAAGACTAAATGCAGTACATCGTTGCATGTGTTTCCCAGCATTTCATCAAAACGGAGAGtggattttctcaaatttacgAAAGAAATGATCTCATATGGGTGCTACTAAAGAGAAACTATGTACGtaaacacaaaagaaaaacagctttgaaaaaaaaaatagaaaaaataacagctAACTTACTTTATTTCCCGCAGAATGTTGTTTAGAATAATAAATTTCGTATTGTTGTATGACATCTCTACTATGTTGACTTCCGTGATAAACCACAGCATTCATATCCGTCCATGTCTCAAATTCGCGAACCCAATTATGGATTGTAGAAAGGGGAACGACAATAAGGAAAGGACCGTGGATACCATATCTACAAATATCTACGTATAAAACAGGAGCAACTATATAAGAAACTGGaggaatttgttgaaaaaaaatctagtgaTGAACTTGATACAATCAGTTCGTTGTACAAAAGTACGATTGAAAGGAAAGATCAGAGTAACACTATGAGGATGACAAAGCTAGAAGTTTGATTCACACTTCAAAAATTACTCCGgaaaaatactttcaaataattccagaagaaaagcaaaataatagGAATCTGGGCGAAAATTGTAAGAAAAACTTCTAAAGGAAGAACAGTTGAAACTCACTCATAGATTTGTGAAAGGAAAGTAATAGTTTGCACTGTCTTCCCGAGACCCATTTCATCTGCTAGAATACAGTTCCGCCTAAATATCGTCATTTAGTTCCACAaggataaaaatgataaatcaTTATAGTAAGGAATATGGTAAAACCACTAACTCATTGTAATAGCAGTACAGCAACCAATCAACGCCCTCAAATTGGTATTCTCTCAATGTGTTTCCGTCTTTCCAAACAATATCTTCAGGCATTTTGCACCACTCGCTCGCTTTTGGACgcgctttttctttcttaaattaAAACATTTACAGAATGTACATGACACTGATAGGGAATCTCTTCTACTAACCACTTTAGCTTTGTCAACTATCTGTCGCTTTCTCCACAGAGCTACCTTCTCTTCTGGAACACTACCGATGGGCTCCCAAGTTACTTCATCATAAGCAAGGCTTTTCCACTTCACAAGAGCATATTCAACTCCATCGTCCCCAGTTCCTACGTCTACCACTCGATCAACAACGGTATAGTCGCTGTTAAAGTCCTCTTCATCCTAGAAAAGGGAAATATGAAGTcagaaaaagcaagaaattgcTTGGAAGGAGGAGTGTTGGATGCGCACCGCATCATTGCTTGAATGTGCTTTTTTCTGCCGGAAACGCTTAACTTTTCCCACAGCTCGTTTGTCGACTTCCTCCAACTCCTATAATAAACGCTCTCATAAGTACACCAAATtcgtaatagtaataacagcAGGTTTACCTTCATTGTTTTCCATTCGCAGTGAATATATGcctttcctttccattttaTTAGATATTGTGGCTCGCTGCCATCAGGGCCATCGCGGGAGTTCAGAATCTGAATAATTCTGAATGATTCACAAAGTTAAGGTAAGGTGGTTGTTACAAACAAGCGCTTTTCATTAGTGGCAAACTCAAATACAACCACTACCTTTTAATAAAGGCTCACCTTTTCAACAATTTGATGGTCAGTTGATTGCGTTTCCTGAGAGTCTGTGGTCAAAATCGAGTCCTCGGCATCGTCATCGGCTGCCTCAACTACGTCAGCCCATTTTGAAGTGCTTCGTTTCTGAATTCAAATGTTTAGGTGGAATCAGAGAGTTCCCACGGGGTAATACAAGCGCAGAGTTCTAATAAACAAACTGCGGAGGAAATAAATATCCGTAAAATCGGGTCGGAATGACTGAAAcctagtgcagttgcgtaagcgctcgTACGTGGCACGCGCATTTGAGCTGGCGGTTGGGAGCGACTcagactgcagcgatgaatgacACCGCTTGACAACAACCGCTACGCTTTTCCGCTCGAATGATCCAATCCAATGGATCGAAGCAGACGAGGGctgccacttacgcaactgcaccgagccttaggtcgttttgacccgataaCATGTGAAATGACTCATTGGACAAAAAGCCATTTGGTTAAAAATTATGTCATCATTGTACTATGTTCGTGTTATGTTTTGAGAAAACAATTGACCTCATCATCGTCGGTAGTTGCAGTCTCTTTCATTGCCTTTGAAGCCCTTTTATTGGATTTCCGACGCCCATCAGGAACAAAATCATCGTCGTCGTCTCCCGAATCATCAacgctctttttctttcgcgaCTTAAAAGTCATACACTTACTGATCTGttgtcaaaaataaaaagttgctTCTTTAATGAAAAGGCAGAGTTTTTCCAGCAAGCCAAAACATACTCTGACTACAGCAAGTCTTTTCGGCTTCCGTCCTTCACACGGAAAAGAGACTAGTGGAGCCGGTGTTGATGGTTCAGTAAAAACGCCATCGGTAGATTCGGCAACCTCGCTAGGAGTTGCGTCTCGATCCTCGGCGTTTTCCTCTTTAGTGAGTGTGACCTATACTAATGTACATGTGAAACTGCCCTctcaatttaaaggcatcacaccacgaatctggggtggtgcgggtttcagatgggttatgcctgtacggAGTCGTacggagattatggagagaagggtgattctatctatttcttcctaattatcgcaaaaaacggcccgaaagatacggcttcgagcgttccattttctacaacaagttcgattgaagcgcgtcAGTTATGTGTatgtgccgcatcttccgggccattttttacggcatttaggagaaatggacggaatcatcctcctccccataatctacgaccccgtataggaactctccacctgaaatccgcacaaccccagatttgtggcgtgatgccttcaatgaaagaaaaataaatgtataacTAAATGGacgaacgaatgaacgaattATTGATCGGAAATCCTACCCTATCTTTCTTCTTCGATCGCTTAGAGATTTTTGCTGAAAGACGTTCCGATTCGGTGGCTTCGCTTTCCTCTGGGGAAGGTTCACGACTAGAAAAGACATAAGAATCATATAAGGAAGAACTTTGTTAAAAAATCGGAAATAATCAATATGGTTTTAAAGGTGCGCTACTgttcccaaaaaaagaaaactgatttCAAAAACGTGGATTTCCTTTTGTCCACTTAAATTgttaaaaatgttgaaaacgCACCTGCAACTCGGCCCTGGTGTAGGTTCATCTGAAGTTTCTTCCTCAGGCTCAGCTTTAACATCATCCTCCTCCGCTACTGGAAGTTTTGTGGTATCAACGGAGTCTTCGCCAGTTTCCTAGAATGAAAGCCAATCACAGTGGCAAGTGAGTTAATGGTAAgtcgattttaaaaaaagacgagttAAAGTGCCTGTTGCtgctcctcctcttcctcttcatcTTCCTCTTTCAAATCATCACTGATAGCTGGCTGCGTCTCATCCGAAAGTGCTGAGCAGTCTGCAGGTGCAGTCCCACCAGCACATGTTGTAGGAACACTAGAAGGAGAGGCCTCCTTCTCATCTTCCACTTCAGTAGCCTGTAGCTCCGCAGTTTCAGTCTCATCGGTGTCATCGGTACGCATCGGAGGTGTGGCGTCATCCCTGAACACGAGATTCATTGTGGTATCGCATGGAATACTATGAAAACCTACCTGTCATCAAATAAGTGTGCCGAAGGCTGAATAATATGCTCGCGAACTACTCGCGCTGGCTTAACGTCTACTTCTTCTTGAGGCGAAGCAGCATCAGCATCAGGAGATGAAACATCAGGCTAAAAGAACTGCTTAGAAAGAACCGCTAGGTGGTAACGTGTAATTAAGTCGTTAAGAGGAAAAGATTAGAGGCAAATCATGATTGTATACGCTGCACAGAGAATTAATCTAAGAAGAATTTTACCTTCTTCTCAACCTCATCTACCGATCTCCTTGACTCCGCTGAAGGTTGAACATCCACGTAAGGATTATAAACGACGGGTTTCTGGTCCACGGGAACTGCTGAAGTGgcttgttgttgctgttgttgtagTTGTTGCTGCTGTCCCATCGCATTCGCAGCAATGTGTGCATGCGGCAactaaagaagcaaaaaatatgaaaattgttctttgattctttcgaaatagaataaataataaagatggAACTCTCAGAGATCCGCAAGAACAGAAAGTCAGGAAAACTGCTTACTCCATTATTTTGGAAGCCGTTGTCGACACCATTAACAGGAACTGATGGTTGGTGTTGGTGAAGAAGATGTGAAGGTTGCATCTGTGGGGGTATCTGCTGTTGAGATGTCATCATATGTTGTTGTGGTGGCGCTTGTGAAGGAATTTGTTGCATATGTTGCGGCGGGATCTGCTGTTGTTGATGGTGTTGTGGTGGAGGTGACATCATTTGTTGGGCATCCTGTAATTGATAATCTTTCCacatatccaaaaaaaagcagaatcaATTTAAAATCCCAACAAAACTTTCTGCACCTGgtattgttgctgttgttgttgtgtcgGTGTTGGTTCAGGAGGAACAGAGTCTTTTGCGTCTCCATTGAACGACTCATCTCCGTTTGGAGAGCCACCAAACCGATGGTACACACTTATCAGCGTTCTTCCCGAAGTTTCTGGCTTGATATTCACCTGAAACAATTAGAAGTGAGCATAAAAGAAGAGGAGGCTTTTCACAGTTTCACTGATTCATATGAGTAGATGTCTTGCAACAACAAGGAAACCATTCATACTCTTTTATTGCACTACAATCCtcaatcaagaaaatttgCGTGATGCGCATGATGCGTCATTTCATTTATAAGCCTTGGACACGCAGAATTCTCACAATTCGATTTAATCGAAAATGAAAGTCCTATGAACACTACTCAGCAGCATTATTCATAAGCCCCACTTTCGACAAAAGCAATCTATACGCGATTTGTCAGCTATAATTCGTTTTAATCATACAAAATACATATCATCAAACAGTTACATCGCACACCACTTCACAATCCTATGAGAAATGCACTGTACCTGTACTTGACTTCCGCTTTGTGTGACCTGTACCGGTGTCGTAGGAGCTGCAGAGGGGCTTTGCTGAATAACCACCTGCTGACTCGCTGGTGCGGTGCTCGGCGCACTTGGAGGCCCCATTCCTGGTGTTGGTATCTGAAACTAGATAGAATCCTGCTTTTTTGAATAtgggaaaaattctaaatttactAAATGAGCCCAAATTAAACCGTTTCTTCATCAAGGAACACTTTATTCATAAAGTACCTGCTGGTTTATCGCCATTCCCGAATTCGCATTTGGTATTGCCGCTACGCCCGGAGGTGCTTGCTGGCTAGTTTGTTGCGGTTGTTGTTGCGACTGCTGCGGTTGTTGTTGTGGTGGAGCTGACATGTGTTGACCGGTTTGAGTGCTCATTTGCAGGCGATGATGCTCTGCTTGCAAGTACTGTAGGCGCATTTGCACCTGAACTAttcaataaaacaatatattCCTTTGAGAAAGCATTAACGTCTGCAAATTGAGACAATGGAACATTCTGAAGAATGCAAATCTTTCATACTCCATGGAAAATAGGGAAGCACAGAACAACACCACATAAAATTAAATCTGATGCAGAAACCCACTGATGAAAAACGATTTTCCACGTGTTGGATGATTGACTACATTACGAAATTCTTCGCTTTTCAAACCCATCTACTTAccgattatttttttcttgaagaaaataaaattgaataaataaaatgttgaaaGAAACCGAGCAAGTACAAACCTGCTGTAGCTCCTGTTCAACCATTGGAGTTCTTTGCTGTTGATATAGATGCTGCATTCTCTGCTGCATCCCACGCATTTCCATCTCCAGATGATAGAGTTGCttaaaacgaatttttttactactCCAGTGAAAATACCCAACGATGGGTCTTTCGTCAAAAGATCGAAGGTTGCTCTCAGCGTCACCTCATCTCTATAAACGATGTCTACAGTCTGACGAAATTTCTCAATGGTTATCCGCGATGCACCTTCGATTtagagcaaaagaagaaaacaaacgaaaagtAGAAGTGCGTATTAACCAGAAAGACTGTATGCATTACTGAAGACGCGCTTCCCGATCGAGGTGTTTCAACGTCGACTATATAATATCATATGCAATATCAAGAGAAAATGAAGCGCACACATATACAAAACAGATCTTAAGGCTATATAAGTGACGTTACAAATCCTACgaaagtaaaaaaggaaaacaggaaTCCAGAAGGGTAATGTCAACTCGATTACTTACCACTGAAATATATTTAGgaaacatttttctatttcacttTAACAGTGGAATTTCCATGTACAGATATTGCTACAACAACAATTTGTATGAGCTCTTAGGTCAAATAAAGTAATTTCTATTCCCTATAAAAACTGTCTAACGGTACCTGAGatgattgttgttgttgttgacccCACTGATCTGGTTGGTTGGGATGTATGCTTGGACCACTATGTGGCGTTTGCTGCtgtggttgttgttgttgatagTATGGATGTTGTTGTGGTTCCCAGTACTGATTTTGCATAGGCAGCtgaaacacaaacacaaaatCATAGCAACAAATGGCTTCCTAGAGCGAACTGTAGATCATCAAGGGAGACCCACAGGTTGCTGCCCTTGAGGATATTGTGGTCGCATTTGAGGAGGAGGATATTGCTGAGGTGGATAGCTCCCTTGAGGAGGTGGTGCACCATATCCATAATGGTTTGCAGCTGGTGGCTGAGGACCACCATAAGCGTTCGGTCGTTGTTGTTGCGTTTGTTGCGGTGGATACATGGGTTGCTGCATTCCTGGGTAACCCGGTTGTGGAGCATACTGTGGTCGGTAGCCTGCTGGAGCACCTTGGGGTGGAAAGTGCGGAGATTGCTGAGGTGGACCACCACCACTGTACATTCCCATTTGGCTACTctgaaaattatggaaatcAATGTTCAAGAATAaggtgaaaatggaaaatggttTTAAATGTTCATGTGAGTgcatccaggaaaaaaaacaatagaagcATTCACAACATAAATCCGCTcaattgcaataaaaaaaaactgccaacCTGTGGTGGATACATACTACCCAGCTGTTGCATAGATGGTCGCATCATCGGATTGTTCGACATGGCGGTCATACTTTGCATGGGATCCATCTCTTgctgtaaaatataaaataacaacACATGAGCGACATTATTAAAATTAGACGGAAATCAAAAGTAATTCGACCAGATTTTTGTAGAGTATTTTGTACATTCATTTTAGGATTGATTTCTTACAGAAAAGTAACGTAAGACTTCCTACCGATTGGAGTGAGAATTCATTTCTATAACgatacaataataaaaaagatttcgcattatttttctttcacggGAACAATAATCCAATATACGCTCACTCTGAATATAGCTTTAGCTACAAAGCAACTGAATAAGAGCGTTCATGCAGCACAATTCTCATCTCACTCTCAATCGCTACTATTACTACATCTTGAGAACGAAACCAGTGAAAACAATACTAAATAAGTGAGTTGTAGCGAACTAGAACTCAGTTAATACGCATCGATAGTGTATTGCGGCAATTGACCGTATTATATGGATCCAGAATGCATCCAAAAGTGCGTAAAACCACAAAGTTGATTATCCATTTCATAAAAGAAACGCAATTCCACAAAACATCCATAATAAAAATGAGGTATTGTCATCTCTTATTTTCTGAAGCAACTACTCAACGTTGACGATTTTCTAGCATAATAATGAATCACACAGGAAAAAACCGCAGTTATAAAGCGAGAACGAGCCGGACGTGCTGCAAGAGGTGCAACCATGTAACCACCAAATAGGGTTATCACTTTGATTTTCCGTTTCCAGATCCTTCACCTCCaactttttgcatttttttttatgaattcgAATGTCACGTCTCCAATCAACATGCTTCAAGCACCAAAAGCGCATAGACTCAACCTTCTTCTTGGAGCGGCCTTTTGATGCTGGAGCAGGCTTTTGCATAGGTTGAGAAGGCTGACCCATCATCATCAATTGCTGTTCATATGGATTGTTCATTGGGGTCAATCCGCCACTCATCGATGGATAGCCAGGAACAGACGGTGGCTGGCCTATAATTGTCACACATCAAAGATAACTTTATCGTTTCAACGaaaacctttcaaaaaattcatcgAAATACGATAAGCGGAAATCGATCGGTAACAGAGAGTTCACACAAACCTTGTGACATCCCCATGGCACCCATTCCACCATAGTCTCCTAATTGTGACATTTGCGGTACGTATTCGTCGCCTTCATCCATTATTTCTGTCTACTTTTATACTATACAGGCGACACAGTCAATAGTTTATCATctgaaatataaaagaaaaaagtaagtaaggAATCCAACTTCTCATATGTGAGACACAAATGTGTAGCACAATACAAATATGAAATTCCATATGAGGAAACTCTACAATTTTAAACGAGTACGAGTCTGCACCAGTGGCACCACGTAAACATGCGAAATGTTCGACTATCAACGCTGATTGATAACAAACCGAAATCAATACAACAAAAGAcggaaatgtttttgaaacaaCGACAACTCTCGCCTGTGAAGAACAAAACGACTGTAGTGTTCAAAACATGTCATACTATTCATTAGAGAAATGGGAGATTTTCGTTCTACGTTAAGCGTTGAGAGGAAGAATATTTAGTTATATGTAACATTTACTTGGTTGAGCTTTCAAACACCAtgac
The Necator americanus strain Aroian chromosome I, whole genome shotgun sequence genome window above contains:
- a CDS encoding hypothetical protein (NECATOR_CHRI.G1519.T4), producing the protein MDEGDEYVPQMSQLGDYGGMGAMGMSQGQPPSVPGYPSMSGGLTPMNNPYEQQLMMMGQPSQPMQKPAPASKGRSKKKQEMDPMQSMTAMSNNPMMRPSMQQLGSMYPPQSSQMGMYSGGGPPQQSPHFPPQGAPAGYRPQYAPQPGYPGMQQPMYPPQQTQQQRPNAYGGPQPPAANHYGYGAPPPQGSYPPQQYPPPQMRPQYPQGQQPLPMQNQYWEPQQHPYYQQQQPQQQTPHSGPSIHPNQPDQWGQQQQQSSQQLYHLEMEMRGMQQRMQHLYQQQRTPMVEQELQQVQMRLQYLQAEHHRLQMSTQTGQHMSAPPQQQPQQSQQQPQQTSQQAPPGVAAIPNANSGMAINQQIPTPGMGPPSAPSTAPASQQVVIQQSPSAAPTTPVQVTQSGSQVQVNIKPETSGRTLISVYHRFGGSPNGDESFNGDAKDSVPPEPTPTQQQQQQYQDAQQMMSPPPQHHQQQQIPPQHMQQIPSQAPPQQHMMTSQQQIPPQMQPSHLLHQHQPSVPVNGVDNGFQNNGLPHAHIAANAMGQQQQLQQQQQQATSAVPVDQKPVVYNPYVDVQPSAESRRSVDEVEKKPDVSSPDADAASPQEEVDVKPARVVREHIIQPSAHLFDDRDDATPPMRTDDTDETETAELQATEVEDEKEASPSSVPTTCAGGTAPADCSALSDETQPAISDDLKEEDEEEEEEQQQETGEDSVDTTKLPVAEEDDVKAEPEEETSDEPTPGPSCSREPSPEESEATESERLSAKISKRSKKKDRVTLTKEENAEDRDATPSEVAESTDGVFTEPSTPAPLVSFPCEGRKPKRLAVVRSRKKKSVDDSGDDDDDFVPDGRRKSNKRASKAMKETATTDDDEKRSTSKWADVVEAADDDAEDSILTTDSQETQSTDHQIVEKILNSRDGPDGSEPQYLIKWKGKAYIHCEWKTMKELEEVDKRAVGKVKRFRQKKAHSSNDADEEDFNSDYTVVDRVVDVGTGDDGVEYALVKWKSLAYDEVTWEPIGSVPEEKVALWRKRQIVDKAKVKEKARPKASEWCKMPEDIVWKDGNTLREYQFEGVDWLLYCYYNERNCILADEMGLGKTVQTITFLSQIYEYGIHGPFLIVVPLSTIHNWVREFETWTDMNAVVYHGSQHSRDVIQQYEIYYSKQHSAGNKSFRKNLVKLDALITTFEMVVTDCEFLRKIPYRVCVIDEAHRLKNRNCKLLTGGLHAFRMEHRVLLTGTPLQNNIEELFSLLNFLHPQQFSSSAAFLEQFGQCQSDEQVQKLQEILKPMMLRRLKEDVEKSLQPKEETIIEVQLSDTQKKFYRAILERNFSHLCKGTSAPSLMNVMMELRKCCNHPFLIQGAEETIMSELKMLHPEWDEETLAHKALVQASGKVVLIEKLLPKLRKDGHKVLIFSQMVKVLDLLEEFLVNMNYPFERIDGNVRGDMRQASIDRFSKKDSDRFVFLLCTRAGGLGINLTAADTVIIFDSDWNPQNDLQAQARCHRIGQTKMVKVYRLVTANTYEREMFDKASLKLGLDKAVLQSTTALKESSTSLSKKDVEELLKKGAYGSIMDENVDEGSKFSEEDIETILQRRTTTITLEPGQKGSLFAKAAFNSTHNRGDDIDIDDPNFWTKWAEKAQVDIEKATATPDGRDLIMQEPRKRTKRFEDNSLKEGEDSDGSDEMGKGRKRTGANSLSTGRKRRRGDDEDGDYVNYRPDELAFNKSEYFKVEKVLACWGWGRWAEMKKSGELEVSEMDIAHMARTLLLHCVREYRGDERIRQTVWQMIAPQGAKNSNVKASQSIYHQGWAALPEFNPPNFALDASFQRHVHRHANKLLVKIDQLRHLQKTIIGGKAAEIEAGGNWSSIEITVPALVEPMCEGWDADCDKCLLIGIYKHGLDNIEAVRGDETLCFHTKTTLSETFPGAAEVTARFRRLIAVSQRNITDPVYEKLREKKCRWSRREEQEYMRVLRSFGMKDKRNDPTMIDWDAFRAFSPLLEKKSDEEMQEHLYCILAMCTKAQGGELSALDTKRALSVDAMTSRKAQKLMNRLHLTRKVHALAASLDKVTPMLKLCSAEAMPSGWTTQHDKELIAVCDQHGIDNISANILQKPTFQKIIRPTEKTLLRRVIEVCTTVETGKWNGTASTESVDDSDIEERVRQQQQVRRGRKRTMDTDAQKMRALMQQSMLSQMGDLPLAAAMLQSAMFMPQIMGNNAAAAQLLGSLFAMAGASGTAPSASGAGGSATAGTSAAVAAASATAQQAAAAALLASAASTSPATEADVLNLTKKADSVATTALSSSPAPSTSSVTASSSSLQQQQQQSAAMGQLGLNELIILASLPPDTRIPVQDARTKERLLGDLAPKLKSLSAWLTAHPTYTLDLASLGKEPPPSAPTPVVANLTADSAPSSAKPSAPATPKPSTPKPLSTATTPVPSSKPVSAAPTPAPTTPKPTVSPRLEPGEIPKKASNAGACASSAPGDGPVSVFSRSSGALLPASKWPTLSKLASWLDAHPDANVHSSSVAVAQLVVGLSHPDRLGGDAVAGTSSASSSSATVTKATEKPSTSSGVFGAPSSSAASSSAAAAALAAEAATKQQLEALQMQMLMQQTLLQQSLLGFNPYALAGSTSSATSANAKPEDLLNPLLMASLMTNPLAMQSLLMDPTALAALSLAGSNMEYPGGKNQYFRHLLFFAFHRGQKATEAARDICNMYGEGAIGESSAREWFARFKKGNTNMEYGSSERRP